ATGAAAAAATTTATTCATGTGGACATCGACGCATTTTATGCTAGTGTGGAGCAATTGGATCATCCAGAATGGCGCAATCAGCCTGTCATTGTGGGAGGTACGGGCAATCGGGGCGTAGTAGCTACCTGTAGTTACGAGGCTCGTTCGTTTGGTGTGCGTTCTGCTATGCCTGTTGCTATTGCACGTAAAAAGTGTCCACATGGTATTTTTGTTCCTTGTCGCTTTGCTCGTTATCATGAAAAATCCGAGGAAATTAGGCGGATTTATACGGAGTATGCGGAGTTATATCAACCCATTGGACTAGATGAGGCTTATTTAGATGTGTCTCACTACGAAAACGCAGTTCCCATTGCCAAAGAGTTGAAAAGACGCATTAAACAAGAAACCGGCCTCACCTGTAGTATCGGCTTATCCTACAATATGTCTCTCGCTAAAATCGCCAGCGATTTGAGAAAACCAGATGCTTTTGTCATTATTCGTGCAGAAAGTGCTTTGGATATTCTGGCTCCGTTACCAATCAGTGTCTTACATGGTGTTGGTAAAAAATCACAGGAGGTTTTATCTAAAAAGGGGATTGAGACTGTCCGAGATTTATGGGGGTTGTCTCTTGAGGAAGTAGTTCAACTATTTGGCAAGTGGGGACATGCGCTATATGAGCGTGCACGCGGAGTGGATCAACGAGAAATCGAGATGGATCGCCCTGTTAAATCAATTAGTAGGGAAACCACCCTGGTGTACGATTTGCAGGAGCGTGACCGAATCGCTGAAATTGCCCGAGAATTGCTTGCCCATATAAAAGAAGAAGTGGAGCAAGAGGGAGTTCAACCTCAGACGCTTACGTTGAAAGTTAGATTTACTGACTTCACAACAAAAAGTAAACAGCGTAAAGTAGTGTCAGGAACATCTTGGGATTGGGAAGAATGGTTAGAAATTTTATTGGATGAATTTGATTTCTCGCATGGTGTTAGATTGATTGGAGTTGGTTTTTCTAATTTTCTGCGGGAAGAGGAGCAGAAGGAAAGATTTGAACAGCTAAGTATTTTTTCACTCCCTGCATGGAAAGAAGGAGTATAGAATGAGTAAGATCATCGTTTATTATGATGAACATTGCAACATGTGTTGCTTTATTCGTGAACGGTTATCTAGTTTATTGTTGCCCGGGAAAAAACAACGAATAGAGTGGCGTCATTATGAGGAGGCACCTGCTTGTCATCTACAAGATAAGGCGTGTGGAGAAGCGATGGAAGTCCACCTCCCCTCAGGAGAACGGTTGCGAGCATTTTATGCCGTGAGAAAATTACTTGTTCTTACTTATTTTTGCTGGCTATCGCCTCTTTTCTATTTACCAGGTGCTGCTTATATAGGTGAGAAAGCATATGCTTGGGTTGCTCGAAATCGCTATCATTGGTTTGGAAGGACAGAGGGATGAACAAAATGGCAGATACAAATCGGTTTCATTGCTGTGCGACGTGCCAGCATTTTTGTGTGAACAAGGGTGATAAGGGTGTAAAAACCACCTACTCCTGTGGCAGACTGGGATATGAGACGAAACCTTCCTATCGATTTGATTGTTGGCAACCGACAGAGCGTGTTTGCAAATTAGTTGAAAAAGAGAACCTTTCTTTATAGCAGATTTGATTTTGTTTTGCAACAAGCCTTCCAAATATGGTATAGTTAGTCCCGATATCTCGTTCGTGGTGCATGCAAGACCAGTGAACGGTGAACGGGAGGTACGGGCATTTGCTTTTACAGAAGTTAACCCCTAATGAGTATGTGGAATCCATCTTTTCCAT
This is a stretch of genomic DNA from Brevibacillus laterosporus DSM 25. It encodes these proteins:
- a CDS encoding DNA polymerase IV, which codes for MKKFIHVDIDAFYASVEQLDHPEWRNQPVIVGGTGNRGVVATCSYEARSFGVRSAMPVAIARKKCPHGIFVPCRFARYHEKSEEIRRIYTEYAELYQPIGLDEAYLDVSHYENAVPIAKELKRRIKQETGLTCSIGLSYNMSLAKIASDLRKPDAFVIIRAESALDILAPLPISVLHGVGKKSQEVLSKKGIETVRDLWGLSLEEVVQLFGKWGHALYERARGVDQREIEMDRPVKSISRETTLVYDLQERDRIAEIARELLAHIKEEVEQEGVQPQTLTLKVRFTDFTTKSKQRKVVSGTSWDWEEWLEILLDEFDFSHGVRLIGVGFSNFLREEEQKERFEQLSIFSLPAWKEGV
- a CDS encoding thiol-disulfide oxidoreductase DCC family protein, translated to MSKIIVYYDEHCNMCCFIRERLSSLLLPGKKQRIEWRHYEEAPACHLQDKACGEAMEVHLPSGERLRAFYAVRKLLVLTYFCWLSPLFYLPGAAYIGEKAYAWVARNRYHWFGRTEG